GTACTGCGGGCTCTCTTCGAAGAGCCGGTTAGAGAAAACGCCTTATTCCTGCTCAAATACGTCCATCCCCGCTGGGGACTGGGTTTTTTCACCTTAACCCAGCTCATTACTCCCCTGGTACTGGCTTTCGCCTATTACATGTACAGGACCACGCGAGGGAATCAGATGCGATACGGACAACGGACTTGACAATTAGCCAGTCATGGTTATACGATGTAAACACAATAAATTAACAGGAGGTTGAGGAAATGATTAAGAAACTGACGGCGCATGGAAACAGCGCGGCGTTGATTATCGACAAAGCTATATTGGAACTGTTGAACATAACGATGGACACACCTCTGAAAATTACCACGGACGGAAAGAACCTGATTATTTCTCCAATGAGTGATAATGATCGGGGAGAGAGATTTCAACAGGCCTTGAACAAGGTGAACGCGAAACATGCCGCTACACTAAAAAGGCTAGCTGAGTAAGATGACCGGAGGTCTATGATGGCGGCAATTCGGTTTTTGACCTTGGCTGAAGTAATAG
This genomic interval from Calderihabitans maritimus contains the following:
- a CDS encoding AbrB/MazE/SpoVT family DNA-binding domain-containing protein, which encodes MIKKLTAHGNSAALIIDKAILELLNITMDTPLKITTDGKNLIISPMSDNDRGERFQQALNKVNAKHAATLKRLAE